From Pseudomonas arsenicoxydans:
CTTGGGGCGCGTTGCGTGCCTGTCGTTTGATCTAGTTTTTCTGCACAACAAAGCCATTAATCAAAAAGCTGACCGGTTAGTCGATAAGCGGGGTGGTGGTTGTGTTGGGGTGATAATTTGTTTTTTGGTGTTTGGGGTGAATGGTCCGCGAGTGCGGATGCATGGAAGGCGAGAGGCTGTCGTTTGTGTGAGGCTCGTAGCGGTATTGGCGGTGGAAAGCCAACGGGAGCGTACTTATTATCTCCTAAAGTAGATTTGCATCTCCTTTTGTGAAAAACGGGCGATCTTAAGATTGCCCGTTTTAGCACGTTTAGGGGGGGTTAGACCTCTTTTCTCCACCCTGAGAAAGTGATGAGTGTTCCTTCTTCCTCTTTATCCTTGATTTCGATTTTGTAGGTGCGGCCACCAGTAACCCCGTCAATTAGAGCCTTTTCGTCATTGGCGCGTAACTCGGCATCCTTCGCGTGCTGTTGGTAAAACTCCACGACATCGGAGAACGGCGTATAGGTCTTCAACATGACTTCGAAATCATGCCGCGGCCGACCAGCCATTTCGTCGAAATCGCCGTAAATCGGCGCGCCTTTCATTCCGGGCGTGATGTAAGAACCGTCAACGCCAGCGCCTACGAGATAGGTATTTTTTGGAAGCAGCGGAAGCATCGCTTTCGGAAAGTCCGAAGGTAATTGCGAGGCGCTCCAGGCGTCTTTTTTCGGGGCAGTTGTGATGTATTCGACCGTGGCAATTTTTTGCGCCTTGGCGCGTGTTTCGGGGTCTTCACTCTCTGCCCCAATCGCGATCATGGGCGGCAACTGTTTGCTCCAAGCGATGATTGGATCTGCGTCACTCTTCTTTGCGTCTTTTGCCTGGAAGATAGTCAAAACAGTTTCGGGGCTCGGGTTGCAGGACAACGTCTCTTTACTCGATTTGACTGTGCAGTGTCCGTTGACCAACCCAACGGCGATTAGCTGACCTTTTTCATCCAACAACAATGCGCCGCGTTCGTCGCCATTGTTACCGTCATTCATGGCGGTCAGCATCTTGCGCCCGGCAGGCACTCCTTCCTCAAACGTCGAGAACTCTGAGTCCAGAGCATCCAGAACTTGCGACACGATCATATAGTTGTCTTTGGTGTAACTACCGGTCGCGTAACCCATGAAGTCAACCAGCGCCGCGCGTATCGCTGGATCTTCGTTGAGTTTAGGCGGCTGTGTAGGGGCCGGCTCATTGGAGAGCAAGAGCACCGTTGTACCATCTGAGCGTTTTTCTGAGTGGAGGGAAAAAGCGGCGGCTTCGAGAGAGAAGGTTAATGCTAATGATAGGGCAAAGAGACGTGTGATGGTAAACAAGGGGTCATTCCTTTGTTGGGTGGTGATCCGGGAGGTATAGAGGTGGATTATTTTCAAAAAAATGGTGAAAACTTTATGGGATATTCCAAGAACCAAAGGTGACGGTTTTATGCCCTGTAAAAGTGAGTAGATCGATTCGTTTTTTATTTTGGTCGTAAAAATAAATCTGTCATTTTTTATACTTGTGGGTTTTGTGCTTTCAATAATAAATTCGTTAGTTCAGGGCAGGACTCAGGCACCTCTTCTGAAAGACTACTTATAATTCGTTTTATCTTGTCGGCGTATGTTTGTTCTATTGGAATTTCTGTCCAGTCTAATTCTGATGCGGTAGCTATTAATACTTCTTTGTATTGCGAATCGAGAAGCTTTTTAAGAATTTCAATAGCAGAGGCTGAACGTTGCTCGCCAAAGGCGGCTGCGCTTCGCTCCTGCCAATACTTGGCTTTTGAGAGGATGGAACTATTGAGCTCTTTCCAATCCACCGTGCTGAACTTCTCAAACACGCCTTTCGCTACCTGCTCGGCGATGTATTCATTCCAGTTAGATTCTTCGTCAGGGCCTAGCCAGTAGTTTAATTCTTCAAACTCTTTGCTATACATGTCGTTTTTTCGATATCAGCAAGAAGGGGCGGATTGATTTCTGTTGTGAAAATAAATCTGTCCCGAATGGCACTTCCTTAGTAGCTAACCACTTGAGCTGAAAGCAAAAAATGAAGAAGGGCTGGTCTTGGTCTACGGTGATAGTTGCGAACACACCCCGACGAACCAAGGACACAGCCCCAATGAATCGTAGACGTCAAATTCTCCAGCATCAACAGCAACGTTTTCATCGACACGCTTCGGACTGCGATGCCTATGCGTTTTTCAATCTGCTCACTGCGCCCGAACTGTTACAGCGCGTCGAGTCTGCACTGCCGGAGTATCGGGAGCGCCTGTTTCCGCCGACTGAAACGCTGTCCATGTTTCTGGCTCAAGCGATGAGTGCCGACCGTTCCTGCCAGAACGCCGTCAACGACTTGTCCATCAAGCGGTTTTGTGGCGGCATGAAGCCCAACAGCACTCGCACGGGCGCCTACTGCAAAGCCAGAAAACGCCTGCCTGTGGAAATGGTTTCCACGCTGGTCAGGCACACAGGTGCTTCGATAAGTGACAACGCACCCTCGTCGTGGCGCTGGATGGGACGGCCTGTGCGGCTGGTGGATGGCACGACGGTCAGCATGCCCGACACAGCGGCCAATCAGGGTGCCTATCCGCAGTCACGCAGTCAGAATGTGGGGGTTGGTTTTCCGCTGTGTCGAGTGGTCGGCATCGTTTGCCTCTCCAGTGGCGCCGTTTTAGATGCCGCCCTTGGACGTTTCCGAGGCAAGGGCGGCGATGAACAGACGCTGCTCAGATCAATGCTCGACACGTTGAAAACAGGCGACATTTTGTTGGGCGATGCTTACTACGCAACCTACTTCCTTCTGTGCGAGTTGCAACGAAGAGGTATCGATGGCGTGTTCGAACAATATGGCGCTCGACGGCGCAGTACGGACTTTCGCTTGGGGCAGAGTCTCGGTTCGGAAGATCATTTGATCGAGTTGAAAAAGCCCGAAAGAAGGCCACCCTGGATGAGTCAGGCGCATTACGAACAGGCGCCTGAAAGACTGACAGTGCGGGAGCTGAAGGCTGGCGGAAAGACATTGGTGACCACGTTGCATTGCCCGAGGCAGACACCCAAAACAGCCCTCAAATCTTTGTACAAGGGGCGATGGCATGTCGAGCTGGATTTGCGAAATCTCAAAGCTACGCTGGGACTTGGAAAGTTGAGCTGCAAAACCCCAGGCATGGCAGTAAAGGAGTTATGGGTCTATCTGTTAGCTCACAATATGATCCGAATGCTGATGGCACAATCGGCTCTGTTAGCTGACTGTTTACCTCGCGAACTGAGCTTCAAACACAGCCTTCAGCTATGGCTGGCGCTGCGACAATATGGCAGCCCTGAAGAAGAGAATGGCCTTTCAAATTTATTGACGCTGATCGCTCAAAGGCGCGTTGGAAACCGGCCTGGTCGTATCGAGCCGCGAGCCATAAAACGAAGACCTCAAGCCTACCCCTTGCTGACCAAACCACGTCGGTCAGCAAGGGCAGATGTCAGGAAAAATGGGCACGCAAAACATGTTAAGTAAGTGCCATTCAAATCTGTCCCCTTTCCTGGTCTTAAACGAAAGAAGAAACCCTTTAGCCTTGACTGGAGACCGGCTAATGGGTGTCCCCGTTTCATTAAGGTTTTTAGTTGTCTTTTTGTGCGTTGTAGGTTCGTAGCATTTCCTCTGAACCGTCCCAGTTCGGGGGCGTCTCCCAATTTTTATTTTTATTTTTCTTTTTCCCAATTATTGCGCCAATAAATGTATTTTCTTCATCATAAAAAATGCGACCGTCCCAACTGGTACTGTCAATGAAACGCATTGATAGTATTGCGTCAGGCGCCATACTTGAAAGCGCATTTATAAGCTCTTCAAATCCCGGCATTACCGATGAAGTTGTGTTTGCAATTTCTTTTTGAGTGGTGAGTTCTTTTTTATATGCATCGCTGGCTTTTTTTATAATGTAATCGTTTTTAAAAATGAAACTTTCCTCAGTTGATTTGTTTAACAGTTTGGCCGATTTTATCCCGCCGTCTGCGAGATGAAAATTCTGCTGTAACAAATCTAAAATGTTCATGGTTTAAACACCTCGATATTCCCCGCTGCGGGGTCCTTTAAAGAGAACTTCTTGCTCCCCCTAACGATCTTCCGAATACTGCCATGACCACTTATTCCCTTCTTTTGGGGAGCCAATTTTAACTCCCAGAATAAGTCCATCCTCTTTCGCAAATTGCCTGGCGATATCAGGTGATCTTGTCCATGAAGTATAGTGTTAAAATAAATCCGTCCTTTTTTTGTCAAGTGCGATTCTCAGCTCCAAAAGGGAGGGAATCAATTTCTTTTAAACGCAAAAAAATGTTGTGAGGGCGAATCCGCTATTTTCAGATTGGATATTCTATGCTTAAGTTGTATGATTAGGCTGAGTTATCATTGTGGTAGGCTTTTATATTTATCGCAGAAATGCTTTGTGCTGTACAAGCAAGTTTGCAATAGTTATTGATTTCTATATGTATGTCGTTTTGGTTTTTATTGTTTGTGATGTCTATATGTATGGGGCCATAAAAGCTAAAGTTTGAGATTTTTACATCGCATACCTGGTTGAATAATAACTCAAATTCATACTTGTTGTGTTCGTTGCTTAGCCATTTTTCCGGGCATTTATTTTCCTCTATGGGAGCGTATAATTTAAGTTTTATAGAGTTGTCCTTGAAGATCGCGTAGGAGATGTTGAGGCTTTTAGGTGTGTATTTATCCCCGAAAACAGAAATCCATTGTTTTTTGTCGGATATTAAAGATGTCCACATCTTTTATTTACTCATTTAAGACACGCAAAAAAAGAAAGAAACAAGGGTTGCCCGTTTGCCGGTCTCAGTCCAGCGGATATTCACAAGTCCAAGGTGGTGTGAACAGTTCTGGGTTTATGTTGTTCTGCTGAAGAAAGACATTTATGTCCTCTTCAGACTCTAGTATTTGACATTTTATGATTGTGGTGTCGCTGCTACCAATACTATCTCTTGTTTCAAGTATGTGCTTGGGAATGGTAAATTCTATTGCGACAAATTTTGAGTTTTTTGAATCTTCCAAAAATTTGTAATAGCGTTCTCCGGGGTATCTATCTACGAAATTCAAGTGGTATACCGCGTATATGGCCACCCACCTGCGCAAGTACTCGTCATTTGTAGGGAGTTCTTGCGCGATTTCCGTATAAGATTTCGCTTCCAGCCCCCACCACACTTTTTGCGGGATGGTTTTCTTATTGCTCATATTTGTCCATTAAACTGGTTTGGGCAATATTTTCGAGATTTTCATCTTTCTCGGGAGTGTGGTTGTAGTGTGAGGGTCAATAGCAGGAAAGTTTGGTAAAAAATAAGCAGGTGTTGCTCCATAGTGGTGCCAAGTCTTAATCATATAAGATTCAATTTTCTCAATAAACTCCTCTTTGTTCTTTGTTTTGAAGTCTCCTAAAAAAACCTCGGAGTTTTTTACTGGTAAACCTTTGTGGTCATATTTAATTGTTAGAAATTCAATAATAAATTCCCCGTCCGGATCCCCCTCGGGCTAAACCCTGGCGTCAAAGCAATGACCAGTACTTCTTCTAACTCCTCCTAAAAGAACTGAGCTGCTGAACCATTCTGCAGTTTCTTTAGTAAGCTCTACTTCAAATAAATTATTGATTGTAATTGTCCAGCAGCTTGGTACCCGAATTGGCTGTAGTTTATATTTTAATGTGGAATTCATGTTGTTTGGTCTTTTCCATGTATTTTTGAACTTGCTTCGGGGCGACTGGGATTCGAATGCTGGAGCAGCGGACGCGGCTCGAACTTTCGAAAAGGGAGAGACTTGATCACGCATTGCGAACCGATGTGCATCAACAAGCTCAGACGTTGCGGTAGATTTGTGGGGATCCCTCTGGACGAATTTATTTTCTGTAGTGAAAAATAAATCCATCCTTTGGGTGTTCTTAGTCTAGCGGGTATTCGCATGTCCAAGGCGGAGTGAATAACTCTGGATCAATACTGTTTTGTTGAAGAAATCTATTAATGTCTTCTTCGGTTTTAAGAGTCACACATTTGGATATTGTAATGTCACTATCGTCAATGCTGTCTCTGGTTTCAAGTATGTGCCGTGGAATGCTGAATTCGACCGCGACATAATTGGAGTCTTTTGCGCTTTCTAAGAAATCGTAGAACAATCGAGTTGGGCGTCGATTTATAAAATCGATTTGATATACCGCATATATGGCAATCCACTTGCGCAATAGATTGTTTGTATCCGGCAATTCCTGTGCAATCTCAAGATAAGATTTGCTTTCAAGACCATGCCAGACTTTTCTTGGGATAGTTTTTGGGCTGTTCATTATTGTCCCGCGAAAGGATTAGGCCAATAGATACGAATTGCTTTACCTAAAGTAGGCTGAAGCTGCAAGTGTGGATTGTCTCCGTGTGGGTCACTCGGGTCATGATTTGCCATCGTAACCTTCCTTGTTTTTATATCGGAGACAGGCACGTCGTCCCAGTGATAGTAATCTTCAGGGTTTCGAACTTTCCTGAAGTGAGTCTTTGCGGTAGCGGAGTTAAATTCCTCTGCGTTTCTGTATCCTTCACCGACATATTTTCCTAAAAATAGTTCTTCAGCTTCGGCTCTGCTATTGACGGTTACTGAAGTCGCTCCACGATCCAGTGCATCCGAAGCACGTTTTACAGTTGGGCTTGACCAAGGAATATCAGGAACAGGTGGTTCCTTAGTATCAACCTTAGCTTTACCCGCAGGATTTACCGTAGGATCTTGGCTGCCCCCGGCGCCAGGACACCCATTCAACCCCAACGGATCCACCCACCCCGTAGGATTAGGCACGTACTGGTAGTTATTCAACCCACCCGCAAGCTTGATCGGATCCGGCGTCAGAAACCGCCCGGTCCCCGGATTGTAGTAGCGATGCCGGTTGTAATGTAAGCCCGTCTCCGCATCGAAGTACTGCCCCTGAAACCGCAACGGGTTGTCGATTTCAGCAACGTCGAGGGCGGCGAGGTTGCCGTAGGCGCGGTACTTGGCGGACCACATGATCTCACCGCTGTAATCGGTCAGTTCCTGCGGCGTACCAAGGTGGTCGAGTTGGTAGTAGAAAGGCGTGGCTTTTAGAGGGCCTTCACCGTCGAGCATCGCCAGCGGACGGAAACTGCCCGGTTCATAGATGTAAGTGCGGTAGCGGTTGTCAGCGCTTTCGGCGATCAAGCGTTCGCCTTGCCAAAGGAATTCAGTGGTTCTGCCGTCAACGGTTTTTTCAATGCGGCGGCCGAAGGCGTCGTACTTGTAGGTCGCGACACTGCCACCCGGCAGGCTGGCGCCGATCAAGCGGTGTTGGCAGTCGTAACGGTATTCGGTGACGAGTTTCTGCCCGGTGCCGCGACGTTCGCGTGTCAGGTTGCCGTAGGCGTCGTAGTCGTAGTGGCGGTCGCCCTGCATCAGCAGACGGTTGCCTTTGACGTTGGCCAGGTTCGCGGCGGGTTGGTCGCCCTGGCCTAGCA
This genomic window contains:
- a CDS encoding Imm50 family immunity protein, with the translated sequence MWTSLISDKKQWISVFGDKYTPKSLNISYAIFKDNSIKLKLYAPIEENKCPEKWLSNEHNKYEFELLFNQVCDVKISNFSFYGPIHIDITNNKNQNDIHIEINNYCKLACTAQSISAINIKAYHNDNSA
- a CDS encoding IS4 family transposase, which translates into the protein MNRRRQILQHQQQRFHRHASDCDAYAFFNLLTAPELLQRVESALPEYRERLFPPTETLSMFLAQAMSADRSCQNAVNDLSIKRFCGGMKPNSTRTGAYCKARKRLPVEMVSTLVRHTGASISDNAPSSWRWMGRPVRLVDGTTVSMPDTAANQGAYPQSRSQNVGVGFPLCRVVGIVCLSSGAVLDAALGRFRGKGGDEQTLLRSMLDTLKTGDILLGDAYYATYFLLCELQRRGIDGVFEQYGARRRSTDFRLGQSLGSEDHLIELKKPERRPPWMSQAHYEQAPERLTVRELKAGGKTLVTTLHCPRQTPKTALKSLYKGRWHVELDLRNLKATLGLGKLSCKTPGMAVKELWVYLLAHNMIRMLMAQSALLADCLPRELSFKHSLQLWLALRQYGSPEEENGLSNLLTLIAQRRVGNRPGRIEPRAIKRRPQAYPLLTKPRRSARADVRKNGHAKHVK